Within the Arachis duranensis cultivar V14167 chromosome 10, aradu.V14167.gnm2.J7QH, whole genome shotgun sequence genome, the region TCCCCTTGAGGAAAAAAAAGCCAACTAGATGCCATTTGTGGCCACTATGATTGAAATTCCAATGACATATAGTTACAAGAAAACTTATCAAAACGGAGACTTTATGCACTAATGTTGAGTCATCTTAGTTACGTGAATCATTTCTATATTGTCTTGCTTAACTTACTATTATGCTTACAAAACAATTTTTAGGTATTATAGGTTTTTCTCCTTGAATAATACTAGATTGTCATATAATATATCAACAATGCGACTAGTTGTGACTTGTGGGGCAAAAACGTAATTACGTACGCCAATATGCAGATTAATCTTTTGAAGATGAGAACAATACACGTGGCATTGCTAGAATAATAAGTTGGAATTGGATATGTTGCCCTGTTCAAAAGAAAACTAGATCCGTCTCTCTAAAGGTTATTATACATTCACACACGATTCACGCCCATTGTCTTGCTTCTTCTCTGTTCCATGTTTTTTTGTACACCAATATTGTTCTTAGCCTATTTTGATATCAGTAAAACTCTACATCCAAaatctttctccttctttttctccttctttttctccctctccacctttttcttcttcttcttcttcttcttcttctaaattCGCACACATAGGTTCTTCTTtccctcttcttctcctcctcctcctcctccctctTTGTACAcgcagattcttcttcttctttcccaaTATTgtgtcttctttttttctcttcatttttcgTTATATCATCACCAATAATACCAACATTTTGCTAACGTCTTtattaattcttattttctcttatgccatcattaaataatttcggtttatttcttaatttagttcggttcatttgtgtgttaattgaggttTACTTGATGCTGCCGATAAGtatttgaccaaattttttattctttaagtaCTTTTGATccatttattagtttaattaatgttcatttgaatccaaaaataaattcaagtGTTTTGTTAATGATTGAGTTTTTTTAACTGTTTGTTCAAATCCAAACTACTTTCCAttcatttgtgtgttaattgagatTTACTTGctaccaattttttttgtaaaaaaaaaatgaaattatttattattactttattcAATGACATTAGATTCCACTACATTCCATTCAATTGGTTCAGTTTTGAATAAACAgtcaaaaagactcaatcatcaacaaaaatacaTCGAATTTATTTCTGGATCCAAATGAATTTCAAATAAACTgataaatgaaccaaaattatttaagaaataaaaaacttGATCAAAACTTAGCAATATCAACTGAATCTCAACTAACACACAAATGGACCgaaattagtttagttttgaaCAAATAGTCAAAAAACTCaattatcaacaaaaacacatataatttatttctgaatccaaatgaacctcaattaaatttacttaaaacaaaaaatttgatcAATACTTATTAGCAGCATCAAATGAACatcaattaatttataaataaactgaaattaaTTCTATTTTGAACAAGCAGTCAAAACGATTTCatcatcataaaaaaacacaTTAAATTTATTTCTGAATCTAAATAAAGCTCAACTAAAAAGAGCAAAAGTAAAAAACACAGgaataacaataaaagaatgaaaatggaaagaaaataagaaggaacgccaataagaaaaaggaagaatgcaaagagaaagaaagaagaacgcGCGAAGACCAGAGAGGAGGAAAgctaagaagaaaaaggaagatgtGAAGACGGGTGTAGTGTGAAAATAGTTTTTGTTGAGTTTAGCCGTGCTTGATTGGATTGGATAGAAAAAAAGCTTGGATTTGTAGTTGAATTGTTTTGTTATACTATATTTTCTGAAACCTAGTCATAATTATTTGAGTAACACTCAAAATAGTTctaaaaaatgtttaattaaaTACTTTAATCAAATTCTATTATTAGAGTATAAATTTTACTGATTAACATTATTAAAGACTAAAATATGCTATTATTCCAAATTTTTCTTAGAAACTTATATTAAGATATTCCTCTAAATATTCTTTTTccatataagaaaaataattgaatgtattttattttcgttattaattaatttatttagtggTTGATATTCGATAATgaggagaaaaatctaattAGGAAAAGctaaagaaatagaagaaaatacCTGTCAGTTTGACCAGAGAACACTGCAAACGCGGGTCCGCCGTCAGCGCCAGCAAACCCAAATTACGCGCCGCCGCCCACCGCCACACAGCTTCCTCAGGGAATCCGCACGCCGCCAGCTTCTGACCCATCCACAAAACCTCTGCCGCCAGCTTCTCCACCGGAATCCCAACCAAATTCCCCGACTCTCCGCTTCCCGCTGCGACTCCTGCTCCCGCAACCCTCATGCCCACCGTCTTCACCGCCTTGAGAACCTTCCTCATGCGGTGAAAATCCCCGTCGTCGTAACCGTCCCCTAGCTCGGCCACCGCCGCCTCCAGCTGCCTGAGCGCCCTCTCAAACGCCGCCGAAAGCACGACGCGGTTAACCTCACGCAGCGAGGGGACTCCGTCGGAGTGGTTATCGTCGATGATCCTATCCGCAAGGGAGCGAACAACCTCGTACTTTCTGGAACTGACGGGAATATCATTGACGCTGATGAGAAGCTGAGAGAGTGCGCGGCCGATTGGAGTGTCGTTTCCCGGGGAGCGTGAATCGCACGCAAGCTGGTTGCTGTGGACGGGGTCGTAGGCGAGGAGCTTCTTGTTATCGGGGTTGGTAAGGCCATTGAGTGAAACGACGTCGTATTTGCGTTGTTGATGTGGAGGGTAGAGTAAGTTGATGAAGAATGAAGGGACGAAACGAATGAAGAAAAGGTAGAAGCCTACGATTATAAAACGCAGCGTTTCGAGGAGCTTGTATTTTTGGGCGTAGTGTATGAGAGACTTATCGGCGTTGTTTACGAATGAGACAATTAGGTTACGAATTAGGAGCGGTGGAAGTGGAAACGTTTCTTCTGAGAAATCCATCttcttattgttgttgttgctgcttcCCATCTTCATTTGGAATTTGGAATTGCAACCAAGGCACAAGGCCTATGCTATCATTCTCTTCATTTTAACCTATTTTGTCATCCCTGCTTTTAATGTTGCGAAACCGTGTGGTTTGAGcttcattcttattttttaacacgtattattatctattattattaattattcacaTAATGGAAATATCTCTTTTAATACCTTAtaggaaattttttatttctataaatGTAATCAAATAATCTGTCATGATTATTACAGGTTAAGTTTGGACATGGATGGAGCGATCATATGGACCGTGCAATatgcttttactttttttttttaagaaaaaaataaatagatccATGATTTTTTATTTCGAAGGCAGATTCATCTTTTATGATTGAAATACGTGACATTTAGATTCTTTTGTACAATTGTCTAATCAAAATGTAACTGAGTAAGTTGATGTGTCGTCCATATATTTATTACAGTACTTACAAAATTCCTTGTAAAAAGATTCAATGACGGATAAATTTTCAAACTTTAAAACAATGTCATTTTGTGATGAGTCCTCCTAACTTAAATTTTTCATCTTTCCTCTTATCTAGAGCATTCTCTTTACCATTTGAGATTTTGTTCCTAAATAAACTAAGAAGTTAAAGCCATAAGATAGGAATTGACGGTATTGCTCCCATTTCGAGAAGTCCTAGATTGGAATCTCCATCCACCGCCACCAACAAGACAGGGAGATTGTCGTCGTCTCGTCAACGGTGTTGTTAGTCGGGAAGCCACGGGGAGGGGATgttgttgaaaaagaaaaagagagtggTGGAGGCCGtcaacagaaaagtaaaaaacagTGGCGACTCGCCAGAGAACAAGGTGGACGTGTGTTCTGACGATGTCAACAACGGCAATGCACAAGAGATTTCTCGCTAGCAGTGACGGCGAAGGGTGATTGCGTGGCCAATAATCACATCGGCAGAAAACAAAGCATATATGGAAGAAACACATTTAGGTGGTTCTACTTGATTTGTTCGTTTGTGTGTTATTTTTCGACTAAGAATCGCAGCAAGGGGAAAGACCCAGCTGAGTCTtgttgaatgaatgaatgaatctTCTTCCTTCATCACATTCCCATTCAATTCCACACCTTCTACTTCCTCGTCTCCACCGCCAG harbors:
- the LOC107468634 gene encoding uncharacterized protein LOC107468634, which translates into the protein MKMGSSNNNNKKMDFSEETFPLPPLLIRNLIVSFVNNADKSLIHYAQKYKLLETLRFIIVGFYLFFIRFVPSFFINLLYPPHQQRKYDVVSLNGLTNPDNKKLLAYDPVHSNQLACDSRSPGNDTPIGRALSQLLISVNDIPVSSRKYEVVRSLADRIIDDNHSDGVPSLREVNRVVLSAAFERALRQLEAAVAELGDGYDDGDFHRMRKVLKAVKTVGMRVAGAGVAAGSGESGNLVGIPVEKLAAEVLWMGQKLAACGFPEEAVWRWAAARNLGLLALTADPRLQCSLVKLTAFLFKEAKNMAQDEIDEGKVKVYMQVKFRLLQSWLPLLCRASNGTDAPVLSVSERTELESVLEYIIERLEAEQQEQILSLWLHYFTHSPSSDWPNLQNCFARWCNASRKQLLLN